The Manduca sexta isolate Smith_Timp_Sample1 chromosome 1, JHU_Msex_v1.0, whole genome shotgun sequence sequence aataaataaaaataaaatgctttatttatcacataggtgaacatagttgcgcttataaaccaaggtacatgagaatatttaattattacttaattaaattagcttatataaacaaagataatttaagaaaacttaacgaaaatattagtattatataactgtcaattgtttgaaataactgtcagcgatcgacagaatgtgCGCGTgcattcatagttaagacaggacaacgtctgtcgggtcagctagtaataaataaaagatctATTTACCCTTCAGTGTCGTGTGTGCGTCCTCCTGGACACAGGCAAGCTTCCGCTGTACATCGTAACACTCTCTCGTATATCTCCGAGAATGCGTTCTGTTCCAACTCCCATGCAGCGTctctgtaacaaaaataaataataatattaatatcagcataGGCAGGACcctcacgagatggaccgacgatctggtgagggtcgccgcagtccgatggatgagagcggcagaaccggtccctgtggcgctcaatgggagaagtctatgtccagcagtggacgattcccggctgaaatgatgttGATGACGAATATCAGCCGtggattatatactgtctcactgcaatggcctcctctactactgagagattaggccttagtccaccacgctgtagtgcgggcagacttcacacacactcaatATTTCCATAGAGAAAAGAAGTGATAAAATGTAGAACCTAATTATGAATCTCTGCATATAACGGATTTTGATTCGATTTACCAtgcatacattaaatatttttgcataaacaaATCTAaacctatacatataaaacaaagtccccttttctgtctgtatattatcgatttcTGCAAAATcgattgaacggatttttatgaaatttggtatggagatagtttaagaccctgggaaggttataggcagtctgtcctgggaaaatatatagcgggacttttatcccggaaaactccttcacgcgggccaagtcgcgagcaaaagctagtatattgcATATTTACCTGTCTGGTACATAATATCCTTGGTTGATGACAGCATCATAGAAATTCTCCTTGTCGTTACAAAGAGGACATTTTAGATAATGCATTCCCGCACTTAACGCCATACGCtggaacaaaaatataatgtcagACAACATAATGATTCCTTTATTTATGATactttcctaaccgaatttcggtctCGGTGGCCAAACTAAACGGAGATCAGCctcgcaggagatattatagtgcaatacacaggtgcactctctgttccttcactctcatagtccggtgagacaatccgacatgaccggggatcaggcgcaggaccaacggctttacgtgctttccgaggcacgggggtatcaccgCCTACttaactccgagctgcgacaaGGATTTCTAACTCCCTACTTCAGCGCGGTATTCGTACTGTGTGCAATTACAAGCACGCCATCGAGGTAGTcaatcttatgtttacgcgaatgttagacattgaaataaaacttttacgagttttattgcgatttttttatattattacgacATTATTATCATTGTCTACAATAAAGAGTAAGTATTTCCTGTAGTCCTGTATCAGAAAAGGCTAGtgcttttttaaaaatctattttgataGCGTGAAAAGTGAGTAGGCACTGGTAAAAGCGGATGTACGGAGCGACAttgtgaaataacgaccaaggtCCTTaactaaagataaaaaaagagtaaatattgtttttatcacCTTTTTGCATCAACAAGtgcattgaatattaatttccaATATTTGTGTCtgcataaaaaagtaattatttaattttgtccaCAGTAATCATACCTGTAGACAAGTCCTGTGGAACCAGGCATCTCGCGCACAGCACGGTGGCCAGAAGGTTTGTAATGTTGGAAACGCATCCACCTCCTCGTAGCAAATCACACATACACATTCGGGTTCCAGTTTGTGCGGCTCTGTGGGTATAatgatatagaaaatacatCAATGTGTGCACTATAGTGTAAACTAAGCTGAACCCTCTAAGTAGAGAACCATATAGTGTGATGAACTAAGCTTATCTTTCAGtagaggcccagcagtgggacagtatacagggtcattttgacattgcgttactaaatgaaaccacatacttgtcttcttgaaaataatactttacagtaagttacttgaactgtagatatagataaaatgtgtaagtttggaacaaaataaatatcaataaaatatcattttaattatacgcATTCTAATGCCACTACCAAGAGCTTATCGCAACGGCAACATCACACAATCTGGAATACGCTCACGAACACGCCATATTAGTAATAagctacaaaatgatcaaaatatcagaaaactaaaaccaggattttttgtgtaaacattcgttattaatggataatttttggcacaacaaaggtaaagacgagtatttggtttcatttagtaacacaatgtaaaaatgaccttgtatattgttcctgatttaattaattactgtttatggacaggcactaaacatcaataaatttgTCCCATTTAAATCACaattgaaggaaaacattgtgaggaaacttgcatacctgagaaattctccataggaattttcgagggtgtgtgaagtctaccaacccgcactaggccagcgtggtggaataaggcgtattccctctcagtagtagaggaggtccgtgcccaacagtgggacagtatataatacagggctgatattgttaaaTCACAACTTACCCTGTGGACTTGTGCAGACTTCTAATCCTCCCTCACATTTTTTCTTGTTAGCCTCTCTTTTTCGAATCTTCACTTTCTCCATAATGTTGTCAGGTATTTTCTGTTTGCGAGCGTGGTTTTGGCAAAATGATCTGAAATAGgagatattatgaaataaaatgatttatttaacccgaaatatgttatacaatatttagattccatcaatattaactcGTACCAACAGTTTGGAAAGTAATTGTTACCAGAGAAGAGCAGGCTAGAAACTCTACTGTtgctttttttcaaaatcagtgtaagttataaactacagtacatgatagagaagaaaaaaaaatacaacagatttttttattgttgtagaAAGCAGTTCATTTAGTTACAATTTCGACTGCATGGGGAAAAAGAAAGCAGTGAACCAACAAGATGGcttaaagaaaatgaaaaataacagaaaacagtttaaaaacTGGCCTCCAAAAGCCAAAGACAGAGAATTGGAGAGTTAAATGGAGGAGGCTTTTACTCAATAAGATCACAAATAAAAGTctaaataattagatataatttagtACTAGCCCACGGTAGCTTATTTCACGTCACATTAAAGGAATAAATTCATGAAACTGACAAAAGGCATTCTGATTGTTGAACACAGAACTATTGAAAAGAATTCCACACCACTGTTATTAAATTCCTCTATTAATAAGTAGGTGGATCTCCAGTGTAATGCTTGCTTGTAGCCTCAATTCAGTGAAACTTTTTTCCTAGTAGTGGACATTCAGAGATTTGCCCTATCTCCTGGCACTTTTAGCTTGCTAATCTGGTCTAACCAtttcaaaaaaatctatagcTTTTTTCTATAATCAGaagcttttttttatatgtttagtgATAACTTATATTGATTGGTTTAATCTTTGGATCGGATTGAATATTAAGATTAGGGTTGTTTATGACAACagctataagtaaaaaaaatcctgtAGACTTACTTATAATTTCCGTAGAACAATGACACTGCATTCCTCTCCCTGCCGCATGGTAAATGGAACTGTTTGCGGCACTGAGACACTGCACAGCCGAGCGTGGCACCATCACGGCCACAGTACGAacatttctataaaatacaagacgtttattttatacattactagcttttgctcacagcttcgcttgcgtgaaggagttttctgggatttttttccgacttacttgatatgtatcgctatattatgaccaaattacacaaaattaatataaattgtagcctatgtgttagtctgatgtataaccaatattactgtaaagtttcatccaaatctgtttaatagttttttcatgaaagaggaacaaacatacatacatccatccacCCTCTATGGAGGACCATGGAGGACggtatttatgtatgtagtatGGTAGGACTATCCACACTAGTAGGATATGAAAACTGTTACAATCAGGAGTAGTTTACAatatcacaattatttattcacacactttatatacagagaagtatataggTGGACTAGTATTATGTGCAAGTTAAGAATCATACTTACATGTTTTTTACTCCTTTCAATTTCTGCAAGGATATCATTATACATGAAACCAAAGAGGCCAGCATCATCTCTTCCCTTTTGTATAAGACATGAGGAGAGTAACTGAAAAAgattaattaagttttaatttgtgaacttcaaatttgtgaaaaatcttattaattcaGAGTCATAACAAGATAACATGACAGACAAAAATGCCAAAAGCTCCTGGCTTCATAACACCCTggaattatatgatttttttcatgtatttagAACTACAAGGTcaccaaaaaaaaatgcattttttttgtaaggaCGGGCTTTGTTTAACTAATTTGTCACAGACTGTTACAGAGTAGTAAAccactatatatattttcagagAGCTTTCCAACTCTTTAATCATCCTCATTCAAACTTGagtgttgtaatatttattttatattgcataaatCTATGTTGGGCAAAAGCCTCTTCAAAATCCTTCTATGAATGCTGTGATAAGAATCAGTTAATTTGAAATGAGTCTAGTTTGTTCCACCATCACGTCTTTGGTCGACTTCGATATCTATAAGCAGTATTAGGGCTCCACAAAGAAGCAATGCTGGTCCAAAGCTTTAAATTGCCATCTGTAGAAGTACCTATGGATTTACTGTAATTTTCTTAAAGTCTCTACAGGAAAATCCATAGAAAGGATAACAAGCTGCAGTCTTTAGCAAcgactattatttatttatagacacACTCTGGTTATTGTTACTGCAGAAAGGGGCATGTCTACAGAATTCATCGTGAGCTAAGAAGTCACACATACCACACAGAAATAGTGACATTGTATATCTCCAATGGCGTATAATTTGCCGTAAATCAACTCATCGTCTACATCACGTTGGCAAAATGCGCAAGGCACTCTATTTTCAGTGACTAGTTTGGCAGAAAAGAAATTTCGTTTTGCATTCCTTCTTAGCGCCATTTTGCATATCCACAAACTACACAATTTAAATACTGCTTCACAATCGTCTTCGATGATATCCAATCAACATGATAAAACATACGTATTTTTATCAGAAATTGTAATCAACAAAACTTCAACATCAACACAAAAATCACAATGGCGATATGCAAAATTTGGCGGGaatgtgtttatttcttttCCGTTCAGAAATCATAACAGTTTTCGTTTCCTGTATGAACCGTACTCAAGAATTGATTCACATTCGAAAATTGTCTGTGGTgaacatgaaaataattaatgtgcAATTAATCAAAAAAAGGCGTATGTAGCAACACTAAATTAAAAACGTCAAAAAATCCACAAAAATGCCGCAATCGCGCctgtagattttatttttattgttatttgtttattaattgttGTTATGAAATACTCGTGATGAGTGTAACAACCATAATTTTATCTAGTCTTTAATATTACGTATAGGAAACTTGCAATTCTGGATTCTTGACAGTTTTATGGTGCCATTAGATGTAAAGTCTAGAGTTGTTATTTCTTTGTGCTTTGAACGAGGAAAAAACTTGATTCCTGCgtcatattattacaaaatcgaGTGTCAATAAAGTTTTGAAGGCTTCCTGAACGGTCTGCTTGTAGCTGCGACGTGTAAAAGTGTCGGGAAGCGGAACAAATACGCTTGAATATTGTCTTTGTGCAGaaacatattttgtgattttactATCGCGCCAATGGTTCAATTGCTCAATAATCGCTGTGATGCTCATTATTCTATGGATATAGACTCAAAACCGATGAGAATGTAAGGAAACGAGCATATTTCAACTATCCATCATGTCCACATTACAAAATACAGGACCCTGGTCGTTGTCTGACAAACCTTTGGAATCTAAGTACGAAAAATGTCGAAACATCACAGAAGAGATATACAAGAGGATCAATATCACTTTCCAGATCAAAAAATTGGAGGCAACACATAGCGAAATGTCTGAGCACAGGTATTAAcactaatatttgtaaatattgtcatatttcAATTATACCATTGCCCTGTTAAGTAATCAGCCTAGTAGGTATAGTAGTATGGTTCTAGGTTTGATTGCCAGGATGGGCGAGaaagaatagaaaatattaaggtTAAAGACTTCAttctcaaaaaataaaaaagtctctTACATGAGAATAACAAAACAgaagtaataattgaaatactGTGGTTGCCATACACTCaactaaataaagaaaatatgaaGTAGTTGACTGAATGGAATATAAATCTATCTCATTAGAATCTTATTAGattaaatcaacaaattatttcgaaatattacCAACCAAAACTgcatgaattttaatttgaaaatttatgaCAAAAACACAACTTAATGAAAGTGTTTCTGTTTCTGAAGGTTAATTATACTAAGATTACCTTCACTTGCAGCTTGTATCAatttgtactaatatataaaactgaagagtttgtttatttgaatgtgTTAATTTCAAAAAACGAACAAAATCCGGTTCgcacaggccagcataattgtatcaactgccgaggggtaatcatctctcgtcagtcgacattctattagacctcaCTCGACATATCATCAAGTAGGGTCACTTTCCtgtgcacataaaaaaaaaatactaaaccgattttaaaaattctttaattaatagGAAggtacattattcctgagtgctataggctgtttATCCCAGGAAAAAATAAAGCGCGACTTTTATTGCAGAAAAACTTTATGCAGGCAGTGATGAAAGATAAACTAAGTCTAATATagaacatgtaaataaataccataCCCATAttacccatattttttttttaaactatagacatttttttttgtttgatttactccttaaggagaaggcagaggctctcagccatacagcctagtctGTCTTCTTTTATATGtcttctttattacaatttgaAATGCTGGAGCCATGTCTCATATTCTTGAATTATAAGGCGAAAGCCATGTCTGCAACATTatcaattataaggccgaagcctTGTCTGCAATTTAAACTATAGACATGAATTTTATCCGCAGTCCatcctgtgaccatgaaggctgcaaagccaTCGAAAGCTtgacgaaaataataatattgacagTTCAAAGGCTAATGGACGTAAATGACATTTGTTTGCGACACTCAGTTTCATACAtagttatgggctcctttttacACACTTAGCCTGTAAAGTAGTTGGGGCATTGTGCGTGATGTTTCATACATATTCAAAATGAGCActtctttctatttttttaacctagttataATGTTTTGAAAAAATGACCATTAagtcaattattatttcaacCGTCGATTTAGAAATCAAAGTAAAATCCccaataagttttaatttgatGTCTAGCACTCATGTAAACAAGAAATCATAAGTTAATAGAAATTAACATGCATTAAGATTTctttataaatgtaagtatCTGCATGTCCGATTATTAGAATGTTTTATGACACTAGGGTATTCTCCTTTGtttgatttgtatatttttttaaattaaatgaaaagaaaGCCTCTCTGTAATATAATTGCTTAAGAAAAAGGCAGTAActgatatttcaaatattgcaatgtgcaggAGTGATCGCGTAATGCGGATATCGTtctctctttcttttgcacgcattgtaattcccgatgacgtcatgTGCGCGTACTGCGCCTCCATTCTCGTTTTTTGACACTTACCCCTTCTAAATAATTTCAGGAGCCCATAACTTGTCGattattttccaaattttaaTCAATCTTTCCATGTTAGAATTTAACAAGGGGAAtctctaataatattatgaagtggaaaagtttgtttgtttgaatgtgcttatttcaggaattactaatcaaaataaaaaaattctttcactaataggtagCTACAATACTCCTAAGTACTATAAGCTAATTTATCCTATAAAAAAACATGCGGGTGAAAGCTTGATTCAATACCATTTAAATAACACCAGCTTATCTAAATACCACAAATACTTTATCATATCCCAGTATCAAATCCTACTTGATAGTTGAAAATCTTAAACCAATAAGCGAAGGAGCAAGGAGTACTGTACTcgcaaaataaaacacaaatatttaaatgttacacATGTTCTTTATAGGGATGATGAATTTGCGATCAAGAATGTACTTTTTGGTACAAAAAACTAGGTGATGAAGAAGTAGCATTTGCTATAATGCGCTTTgcatttaataaacataaagaaCAAAACCAGTCAAATACCCAGTAGGCTTCTTATTGTTGATGTAATGTATGGTAGTCACAACCCTAGCGTATAAATTAAACTCAAGGATGGcactgtataattatattcaaagttCCAGAGTACATTAATACACAGCGATgtacttagatggtaatagtaacaatttACTGGACATACTGAGTTAAACGCGTACGTCGCTTTTATATGGGAGGCATGGTGTGACACAGCATTCCCGAACAACTATGCACGTGCACTTACACAGCTGCGCATGAGAGTCCCTACATACTCTATCAGTCTGTTTAATTAGACATCTACAGCACTATTAACAAAATACCACCTTTCAGTGACCAAATAGATAGCAACGAGTTAAGCAACGAGACGGACCTCTTCGCATGTGACAAGACTGACACAATATCGAGCAGTACGGACGACAGGCCAGCTGCGTCATGCGAGAAGTACATCAATATAAACAACAACGAGGAGACGAAGAAGAAGCTTGATGTAACGTACAAGAGGCCTAGGAAACGGTAAGATCTTCATAGATTGGTTTGggttattggtggtaggtctctcatatgtgaaggTCCTGGGGAGggaccactgcaatgtctatttctgtcaagcagcagtgtgtagtcactgttgtgttccggtttgaacattggagccagtgtaaccactctacataagacttaacatctcacgtctcaggatggcgagtgtggtggaataccatacaatactttgtattttacggtgttggtgtttcttctgcttctgggcggtcgtatcgcctaccatcaggcaaacggcaagctcgtctcgtcattcacagcaattaTAAAAGAATGACTAAGGCCTTTTCCCTCTctgtagaagaggaggcccgtgccctacagtgggacagtacataatacagggctgatattatattactgtTATTACTCTctacgaccgccaaccacctcccTCCCCGTTTCGTCATTTTCACGCCTGTAATATTATACTGTAAAAACCCGAGTGTACACAAAAAATTAAGGGTGTTCTGGGATCTTCCTGTTtatatctggtttcaaccaGGCTGGCTTAAATGTATCGACTGGCGACGGGTCATAATTTCCCGCTCACTCATATCAGTACACCTTCGTGATAATCACATGATTGAATACCCCTTTGCAGCTTCCGCAAGCGAGTAAAGAAGTCGCAGTCCAAGAGCCAGCGGAGTGATTCAGACGCGTCCAGCGACGAGGCGCCACTCAGCCGTATAGTGGAGCTGGACGCGAAGTGCGTCAAGGCCAATCAGGTCGAGCCGCACAGTGTGATGGGCGTGCCGAACATCGTCATTGTTGCTAGTAAGTCTTTCTCTAGGCTAACTGGGTAGCATTCTTCTCACACCTATCCCCTTATCCCTCCCTGAGCCatttcttgtgcgctcggtgaCCACTCCGCATGCACGCCCTCATTGATATTTGACGGCCCTAGGCACACTTCAGTGTGTATAGCTCATGGTTGTACC is a genomic window containing:
- the LOC115451976 gene encoding uncharacterized protein LOC115451976, which gives rise to MSTLQNTGPWSLSDKPLESKYEKCRNITEEIYKRINITFQIKKLEATHSEMSEHSDQIDSNELSNETDLFACDKTDTISSSTDDRPAASCEKYININNNEETKKKLDVTYKRPRKRFRKRVKKSQSKSQRSDSDASSDEAPLSRIVELDAKCVKANQVEPHSVMGVPNIVIVANLKPKLYTPEKKQPKNTEKATKAIDTPAPLEADIDKGDATDLSMKNEKSANIESKHCTMCSLSFKGERGLRRHMAMSHIVDGTAQKTEQRGKPA